In bacterium, a single window of DNA contains:
- a CDS encoding CD225/dispanin family protein, producing MFCVKCGSRVPDGAAYCGGCGSPLPGAAAASNPNGWRPAAPVVVQPGPVIGGLPPSHMVKAILATIFCCWPTGIAAIVYAAKVTTLIGAGDIEGAWRASRSADTWGNVTVGLGVIAFLIGVAFGIFGSQSR from the coding sequence ATGTTCTGCGTCAAATGCGGCTCGCGCGTCCCGGACGGCGCGGCGTACTGCGGCGGCTGCGGCTCGCCGCTTCCCGGCGCCGCCGCGGCGTCGAACCCGAACGGTTGGCGGCCTGCGGCGCCGGTCGTCGTTCAGCCCGGCCCGGTCATCGGGGGGCTGCCGCCGAGCCACATGGTGAAGGCGATTCTGGCGACGATCTTCTGCTGCTGGCCGACCGGCATTGCCGCGATCGTCTACGCCGCGAAGGTGACGACGCTGATCGGGGCCGGAGACATCGAAGGCGCGTGGCGCGCCTCCCGCTCCGCCGACACGTGGGGCAACGTCACCGTCGGGCTCGGCGTGATCGCGTTTCTGATCGGCGTCGCCTTCGGCATCTTCGGCTCGCAAAGTCGGTGA
- a CDS encoding TRAP transporter large permease subunit, giving the protein MTDEIAARPAPGPARRWGGAAKAGGREALDWILVAAFALLALLPLIDFAGRPLGNFHIPGNASYVQQLTFLLTFLGGLVAALAGQHLKLSAATALPEGPVRRVAAFAAQAVPAIVCGVLAYAASRVVLDVKEQGTQLLFGLPLWVSESAMPLALAAMALVFLWRSSSRWSGRGAALLLVAATFALGAAQPPSLLVWLLAALLLAATLLGAPVFAAMSGFALLLFWKDGTPVAAVSAEINRLIESPSLPAIPLLTATGFILAETKAAQRLVRFFRAIFGFMPGGVAVLVAAVCALFTAFTGGSGVTIIALGGLVYPILREDGYSEKFSLGLVTAAGSLGLLFPPSLPVILYSVVAQVPANKLFLAGLLPGLVLVLLVAAYGVLVGRKIQGTRRPFSLKEALAATWEAKWELSIPVVMIALFASGKASVLETAAAAAAYTAVIACFVHKDLDLARGLPQALLKAAAMVGAVLLLLSCAMGLTGYLVDAQIPDALLKGVQAHIQSPVVFLLALNVVLLVLGSVLEIFSAIVVLTPLVVPLGAAYGVDPVHLGIIFLANLELGFLFPPVGLNLFLSSQRFGQPMAKLYRAVLPFLLILALGVLLITYAPSLSLAFGN; this is encoded by the coding sequence TTGACCGACGAAATCGCCGCCCGCCCGGCGCCCGGCCCCGCGCGGAGGTGGGGCGGGGCCGCGAAGGCGGGCGGCCGCGAGGCGCTGGACTGGATCCTCGTGGCGGCGTTCGCGCTCCTCGCGCTGTTGCCGCTGATCGACTTCGCCGGACGGCCCCTCGGCAACTTCCACATTCCGGGGAACGCCAGCTACGTGCAGCAGCTGACGTTCCTGCTGACGTTCCTCGGCGGCCTCGTCGCCGCGCTGGCCGGGCAGCACCTCAAGCTCTCGGCGGCGACGGCGCTGCCGGAGGGACCGGTGCGGCGGGTCGCCGCCTTCGCCGCGCAGGCGGTGCCGGCGATCGTCTGCGGCGTTCTGGCCTACGCTGCGTCGCGCGTCGTGCTCGACGTGAAGGAGCAGGGGACGCAGCTCCTCTTCGGGCTGCCGCTCTGGGTCAGCGAGAGCGCGATGCCGCTCGCGCTGGCCGCGATGGCGCTGGTCTTTCTTTGGCGCTCGTCGTCCCGCTGGAGCGGGCGCGGCGCCGCGCTGCTGCTCGTCGCCGCGACGTTCGCGCTCGGCGCCGCGCAGCCGCCGTCGCTCCTCGTCTGGCTGCTCGCCGCGCTGCTGCTCGCGGCGACGCTGCTCGGCGCGCCGGTCTTCGCCGCGATGTCCGGCTTCGCGCTGCTGCTGTTCTGGAAGGACGGCACGCCGGTCGCCGCCGTCTCGGCGGAGATCAACCGGCTGATCGAGTCGCCGTCGCTGCCGGCGATCCCGCTGCTCACGGCGACCGGCTTCATCCTCGCCGAGACGAAGGCCGCGCAGCGGCTCGTCCGCTTCTTCCGCGCGATCTTCGGCTTCATGCCGGGGGGCGTGGCGGTGCTCGTCGCCGCGGTCTGCGCGCTTTTCACCGCCTTCACCGGCGGCTCGGGCGTGACGATCATCGCCCTCGGCGGACTCGTCTACCCGATCCTGCGCGAGGACGGCTACTCGGAGAAGTTCTCGCTCGGCCTCGTCACCGCCGCCGGCTCGCTCGGGCTGCTCTTCCCGCCCAGCCTGCCGGTGATCCTCTACAGCGTCGTGGCGCAGGTTCCGGCCAACAAGCTGTTCCTCGCCGGTCTGCTTCCGGGCTTGGTGCTGGTGCTCCTCGTCGCCGCCTACGGCGTCTTGGTCGGCCGCAAGATCCAGGGAACGCGCCGGCCGTTCTCGCTCAAGGAGGCGCTCGCCGCGACGTGGGAGGCGAAGTGGGAGCTGTCGATCCCGGTGGTGATGATCGCGCTCTTCGCCTCGGGCAAGGCGAGCGTGCTCGAGACGGCCGCGGCGGCCGCGGCCTACACCGCGGTCATCGCCTGCTTCGTCCACAAGGACCTCGACCTCGCGCGCGGACTGCCGCAGGCGCTGCTCAAGGCGGCGGCGATGGTCGGCGCGGTGCTGCTCCTGCTGAGCTGCGCGATGGGGCTCACCGGCTACCTCGTGGACGCCCAGATCCCCGACGCTCTGCTCAAGGGAGTGCAGGCGCACATCCAGTCGCCGGTCGTCTTCCTGCTCGCGCTCAACGTCGTGCTGCTGGTCCTGGGGAGCGTGCTCGAGATCTTCTCGGCGATCGTCGTGCTGACGCCGCTGGTCGTGCCGCTCGGCGCCGCGTACGGCGTCGATCCGGTGCATCTCGGGATCATCTTCCTCGCCAACCTCGAGCTGGGGTTCCTCTTCCCGCCGGTCGGCCTGAACCTGTTCCTCTCCTCGCAGCGCTTCGGGCAGCCGATGGCGAAGCTCTACCGCGCCGTGCTGCCGTTCCTGCTGATCCTCGCGCTCGGCGTGCTGCTGATCACCTACGCGCCGAGCCTTTCGTTGGCCTTCGGGAACTGA
- a CDS encoding TRAP transporter TatT component family protein, protein MALLSLWGVVGEGSRARRRFVALCGVAAFAAALPGCSIEKLAVNRLGDALASGSDTFASDDDPEFVGAAIPFGLKTIEGLLAKSPRHEGLLFAATSGFTSYSYAYLQCEADYVEEQDLARATELRARAVRMYKRALGYGLRGLEVAHPGFATRIKTDPAAAVALLERSDVPTAHWTAAAWGAAIGMSKQDVDLVADLPAVEALMRRVVELDEAYAEGAPHDLLLSYESRAAAAGGSEERARTHFEAARRLSGGRRAGPLVALAESVDVPKQDKAEFERLLNEALAIDPDAAPRDRMANLVAQKRARWLLGRTDRLFVE, encoded by the coding sequence ATGGCTTTGCTTTCGCTGTGGGGCGTCGTCGGCGAGGGTTCTCGGGCCCGCCGGCGGTTCGTCGCCCTCTGCGGCGTCGCCGCGTTCGCGGCGGCGCTGCCCGGCTGCTCGATCGAGAAGCTGGCCGTCAACCGTCTCGGGGACGCGCTCGCTTCCGGCTCGGACACCTTCGCCTCGGACGACGATCCGGAGTTCGTCGGCGCGGCGATTCCGTTCGGGCTGAAGACGATCGAGGGGCTGCTCGCCAAGTCGCCGCGCCACGAAGGGCTGCTCTTCGCGGCGACGAGCGGCTTTACCTCGTACTCCTACGCCTACCTGCAGTGCGAGGCGGACTACGTCGAGGAGCAGGATCTCGCCCGCGCCACGGAGCTGCGCGCCCGGGCGGTGCGGATGTACAAGCGCGCGCTCGGCTACGGGCTGCGCGGGCTCGAGGTCGCGCACCCCGGCTTCGCGACGCGGATCAAGACCGATCCCGCCGCCGCCGTCGCGCTGCTCGAACGCTCCGACGTGCCGACGGCCCACTGGACCGCGGCCGCGTGGGGCGCCGCGATCGGCATGTCGAAGCAGGACGTCGATCTCGTCGCCGACCTGCCGGCGGTCGAGGCGCTGATGCGCCGCGTCGTCGAACTCGACGAGGCGTACGCCGAGGGCGCGCCCCACGACCTGCTCCTCTCCTACGAATCGCGCGCCGCCGCGGCGGGCGGCTCGGAGGAGCGGGCGCGGACCCACTTCGAGGCCGCGCGGCGCCTGTCGGGCGGCCGACGCGCCGGCCCGCTCGTCGCGCTGGCCGAGTCGGTGGACGTGCCGAAGCAGGACAAGGCTGAATTCGAACGGCTGCTCAACGAGGCGCTGGCGATCGATCCCGACGCGGCGCCCCGCGACCGGATGGCCAACCTCGTCGCGCAGAAGCGCGCCCGCTGGCTGCTCGGCCGCACCGACCGGCTGTTCGTGGAATAG
- a CDS encoding DUF2752 domain-containing protein encodes MTGRTARRGLPLRFGAAAAGALALAACLLWRDPRAAGAYPPCPFNALTGGLLCPGCGSMRCLRALLGGGFAEALRDNALACAAIPFLAALTWDDLRVAAGGEGWRWPRRPLVGRIVLVATVAFWALRNLPIAPFTFLAPLPVG; translated from the coding sequence GTGACCGGCCGGACTGCACGTCGCGGTCTCCCGCTCCGGTTCGGCGCGGCGGCGGCGGGCGCGCTCGCGCTCGCCGCGTGCCTCCTGTGGCGCGATCCGCGCGCCGCGGGCGCGTATCCGCCCTGTCCGTTCAACGCCCTCACCGGCGGCCTGCTCTGCCCGGGCTGCGGCTCGATGCGCTGCCTGCGGGCGCTGCTCGGCGGCGGCTTCGCCGAGGCGCTGCGCGACAACGCGCTCGCCTGCGCGGCGATCCCGTTCCTCGCGGCGCTGACTTGGGACGACCTGCGCGTCGCGGCCGGCGGCGAGGGCTGGCGCTGGCCGCGACGGCCGCTCGTCGGCCGGATCGTGCTCGTCGCCACGGTCGCGTTCTGGGCCCTCCGCAACCTGCCGATCGCGCCGTTCACGTTCCTCGCGCCGCTTCCCGTCGGTTGA
- the dctP gene encoding TRAP transporter substrate-binding protein DctP gives MKNSLRFAGRALAAAGALLLASGAASAQVVIKMATLVPEGSDWHRIVLEMVDQWRKAGKGQIDVRLYPGGRAGDDVDVVRKMRLGTLNAALLTSAGLTEIDRGAMAMEIPMAYAGYGEFDCALDKVGPAVARRMQDKGFELLGWADAGYIQFFTKSPVRTPDDLRRLKMFAWAGDDQYVELWKSAGFNPVPLPSTELATALKTGLVGAVSTTPQVAVTLQYVNDARNMTEIDWAVLAGGFVVSKATWEKIPADVRPQLLAAAREAGRKLSQSTRAATPRDLDAIKRRGVNVVTLAPADRDRWTKLVESVYSKVRGPLVPADMFDMALRSRDECRAKKAGR, from the coding sequence GTGAAGAACTCACTTCGCTTCGCCGGACGCGCCCTCGCGGCCGCCGGCGCGCTGCTCCTCGCCTCCGGCGCCGCCTCGGCGCAGGTGGTGATCAAGATGGCCACGCTCGTCCCCGAGGGGTCGGACTGGCACCGCATCGTGCTCGAGATGGTCGATCAGTGGCGCAAGGCGGGGAAGGGGCAGATCGACGTCCGCCTCTACCCCGGCGGCCGCGCCGGCGACGACGTGGACGTCGTGCGCAAGATGCGGCTCGGCACGCTCAACGCCGCGCTCCTCACCAGCGCCGGGCTGACGGAGATCGACCGCGGCGCGATGGCGATGGAGATCCCGATGGCCTACGCCGGCTACGGCGAGTTCGACTGCGCCCTCGACAAGGTCGGGCCGGCCGTCGCGCGCCGGATGCAGGACAAGGGGTTCGAGCTGCTCGGCTGGGCCGACGCCGGCTACATCCAGTTCTTCACCAAGAGCCCCGTGCGCACGCCGGACGACCTGCGCCGGCTGAAGATGTTCGCCTGGGCCGGCGACGACCAGTACGTCGAGCTCTGGAAGTCGGCCGGCTTCAACCCGGTTCCGCTCCCCTCGACGGAACTCGCCACCGCGCTCAAGACCGGCCTCGTCGGCGCCGTCTCCACGACGCCGCAGGTGGCCGTGACGCTGCAGTACGTCAACGACGCCCGCAACATGACCGAGATCGACTGGGCCGTGCTCGCCGGCGGCTTCGTCGTCTCCAAGGCGACCTGGGAGAAGATCCCCGCCGACGTGCGGCCGCAGCTCCTCGCCGCCGCGCGCGAGGCCGGGCGCAAGCTCAGCCAGTCCACGCGCGCCGCGACGCCGCGCGACCTCGACGCCATCAAGCGCCGCGGCGTGAACGTCGTGACGCTCGCCCCGGCCGACCGCGACCGCTGGACCAAGCTCGTCGAGTCGGTCTACTCCAAGGTCCGCGGCCCGCTGGTCCCGGCCGACATGTTCGACATGGCGCTCCGGTCGCGCGACGAGTGCCGCGCGAAGAAGGCGGGACGTTGA
- a CDS encoding GNAT family N-acetyltransferase: GRTAAAAKAAASHTGSLTGSDDVLDAAFRRCGVLRVDQIADLFNMAEVLAKQPRPKGKRLTIVTNAGGPGVLATDALISSGAELTELSPETMAALNETLPAQWSHNNPVDILGDGKPERYAKTLEIVAKDPSSDGMMVILTPQEMTEPTATAECLAPYAHFEGKPVLASWMGGLETAPGDDILNKAGIPTFPYPDDAAKAFVYMHRYAENLKGLYETPSLPTDKEGAPDRALVARLIENARKEGRTILTEHESKQVLAAYRIPTVPTVIAQSADEAAAAAEKVGFPVVLKLFSETITHKTDVGGVKLNLTDAPKVREAFESIHASVERLAKPEERVGGKHFMGVTVQPMIKLEGYEVILGASPDPQFGPVLLFGMGGQLVEVFKDRALGLPPLTSTLARRMMERTKIYTALKGVRGRKPVDMAALEQLLVRFSQLLVEQPLIKELDINPLLASPERLLALDARVVVYPEGVDVSKLPRPAIAPYPQQYVASFRTKKGTELTIRPVRPEDEPAMVAFHHRLSAETVRARFMADFVLSERVAHERLTRVCFVDYAREMAVIAEDAAGEIVAASRVLRRSDGAAEFSVMIADALQGQGLGKELLKRMVGAAKDLGFPRVVAEMLPDNAIMIDLFRKAGFRLVENAPAGRTRAVLAF; this comes from the coding sequence CGGGCGCACGGCGGCGGCGGCGAAGGCCGCGGCCTCGCACACCGGCTCGCTCACCGGCAGCGACGACGTCCTCGACGCCGCCTTCCGCCGCTGCGGCGTGCTGCGCGTGGACCAGATCGCCGACCTGTTCAACATGGCCGAGGTCCTGGCCAAGCAGCCGCGCCCGAAGGGGAAGCGGCTGACGATCGTCACCAACGCCGGCGGTCCCGGCGTGCTGGCCACCGACGCGCTGATCTCCAGCGGCGCCGAGCTGACCGAGCTCTCGCCGGAGACGATGGCCGCGCTCAACGAGACGCTGCCCGCGCAGTGGAGCCACAACAACCCGGTGGACATCCTCGGCGACGGCAAGCCGGAGCGGTACGCCAAGACGCTGGAGATCGTCGCCAAGGATCCGAGCAGCGACGGGATGATGGTCATCCTCACGCCGCAGGAGATGACCGAGCCGACCGCCACCGCCGAGTGCCTCGCGCCGTACGCCCACTTCGAGGGGAAGCCGGTGCTGGCGAGCTGGATGGGCGGCCTGGAGACGGCGCCCGGAGACGACATCCTCAACAAGGCCGGCATCCCGACCTTCCCGTATCCCGACGACGCGGCGAAGGCGTTCGTCTACATGCACCGCTACGCCGAGAACCTCAAGGGGCTCTACGAGACGCCGAGCCTGCCGACCGACAAGGAAGGCGCGCCGGACCGCGCGCTCGTCGCGCGGCTGATCGAGAACGCGCGGAAGGAAGGGCGCACGATCCTCACCGAGCACGAGTCGAAGCAGGTCCTCGCGGCCTACCGCATTCCGACCGTGCCGACGGTGATCGCCCAGAGCGCCGACGAGGCGGCCGCGGCGGCGGAGAAGGTCGGCTTCCCGGTCGTGCTGAAGCTCTTCTCGGAGACGATCACGCACAAGACGGACGTCGGCGGCGTGAAGCTCAACCTGACCGACGCGCCGAAGGTGCGCGAGGCGTTCGAGTCGATCCACGCCTCGGTCGAGCGGCTGGCGAAGCCGGAGGAGCGGGTCGGCGGCAAGCACTTCATGGGCGTCACCGTCCAGCCGATGATCAAGCTCGAGGGATACGAGGTCATCCTCGGCGCGAGCCCCGACCCGCAGTTCGGGCCGGTGCTGCTGTTCGGAATGGGCGGCCAGCTGGTCGAGGTCTTCAAGGACCGCGCGCTGGGCCTGCCGCCGCTCACCTCGACGCTGGCGCGGCGGATGATGGAGCGCACCAAGATCTACACCGCCCTCAAGGGGGTCCGCGGCCGCAAGCCGGTGGACATGGCGGCGCTCGAGCAGCTGCTCGTCCGCTTCAGCCAGCTCCTCGTCGAGCAGCCGCTGATCAAGGAACTCGACATCAACCCGCTGCTCGCCTCGCCGGAGAGGCTCCTCGCGCTCGACGCGCGCGTCGTCGTCTACCCCGAGGGAGTGGACGTCTCCAAGCTGCCGCGGCCGGCGATCGCGCCGTACCCGCAGCAGTACGTCGCGTCGTTCCGCACGAAGAAGGGGACCGAGCTGACGATCCGGCCGGTGCGGCCGGAGGACGAGCCGGCGATGGTCGCCTTCCACCACCGCCTCTCCGCGGAGACGGTCCGCGCCCGCTTCATGGCGGACTTCGTCCTCTCCGAGCGCGTCGCCCACGAGCGCCTCACCCGCGTCTGCTTCGTGGACTACGCGCGGGAGATGGCGGTGATCGCGGAGGACGCGGCGGGCGAGATCGTCGCCGCCTCCCGCGTGCTGCGGCGGAGCGACGGCGCGGCCGAGTTCTCGGTGATGATCGCCGACGCGCTGCAGGGGCAGGGCTTGGGCAAGGAACTGCTCAAGCGGATGGTCGGCGCGGCGAAGGACCTCGGCTTCCCGCGGGTCGTCGCCGAGATGCTCCCCGACAACGCGATCATGATCGACCTCTTCCGCAAGGCCGGGTTCCGCCTCGTCGAGAACGCGCCGGCCGGCCGCACGCGGGCCGTCCTCGCCTTCTGA
- the lysA gene encoding diaminopimelate decarboxylase, protein MFDFDGSAYGVQGIPLLDVAERRGLPLYVYDAETIARQYARLAAAFAGSPLRIKYAAKALTNLAVLRLMRRLGAGLDTVSIGEVEIALRAGFEPSQIIFTPNGVSFDELRAAVERGAMVNVDSLSALERFGHAFGGRVPCCVRINPHVLAGGNPHIQTGHIDSKFGVSIYQLRHLLRIVSTYGIDVAGLHMHTGSEILDAGVFLEAAEILYDAARQFPALRFLDFGSGFKVQYREDQPATDVEALGRALGESLARFREECGRELELWFEPGKFLVSEAGLLLARANVVKQTVSTVFVGLDTGLNHLIRPMLYNAYHRIVNLSNPRGTPRVYSVVGYICETDTFAWDRQLPEVREGDVLAFLNAGAYGFEMSSNYNSRPRPAEVLIENGRDRLVRRRETLDDLLRTQLEAEEE, encoded by the coding sequence ATGTTCGACTTCGACGGAAGCGCCTACGGCGTGCAGGGGATCCCGCTGCTCGACGTCGCCGAGCGGCGCGGGCTGCCGCTCTACGTCTACGACGCGGAGACGATCGCGCGGCAGTACGCGCGCCTCGCCGCCGCCTTCGCCGGGTCGCCGCTGCGGATCAAGTACGCCGCCAAGGCGCTGACGAACCTCGCCGTGCTGCGGCTGATGCGGCGGCTCGGCGCGGGGCTCGACACCGTCTCGATCGGCGAGGTCGAGATCGCGCTGCGCGCCGGCTTCGAGCCGTCGCAGATCATCTTCACCCCCAACGGCGTCTCGTTCGACGAGCTGCGCGCGGCGGTCGAGCGGGGGGCGATGGTCAACGTGGACAGCCTCTCGGCGCTGGAGCGGTTCGGCCACGCCTTCGGCGGACGCGTGCCGTGCTGCGTGCGGATCAACCCCCACGTGCTGGCCGGCGGGAACCCGCACATCCAGACCGGGCACATCGACTCGAAGTTCGGCGTGTCGATCTACCAGCTGCGGCACCTGCTGCGGATCGTCTCGACCTACGGGATCGACGTCGCCGGGCTGCACATGCACACCGGCTCGGAGATCCTCGACGCCGGCGTCTTCCTCGAGGCGGCGGAGATCCTCTACGACGCGGCGCGGCAGTTTCCGGCGCTGCGCTTCCTCGACTTCGGCAGCGGCTTCAAGGTGCAGTACCGCGAGGACCAGCCGGCGACCGACGTCGAGGCGCTCGGGCGCGCGCTGGGGGAGAGCTTAGCCCGCTTCCGCGAGGAGTGCGGCCGCGAGCTGGAGCTGTGGTTCGAGCCGGGGAAGTTCCTCGTCAGCGAGGCCGGGCTGCTGCTGGCGCGGGCCAACGTCGTCAAGCAGACCGTCTCGACGGTCTTCGTCGGGCTCGACACGGGGCTCAACCACCTGATCCGCCCGATGCTCTACAACGCCTACCACCGGATCGTGAACCTGAGCAATCCGCGCGGCACGCCGCGCGTCTACAGCGTCGTCGGCTACATCTGCGAGACCGACACCTTCGCTTGGGACCGGCAGCTCCCGGAGGTGCGGGAAGGGGACGTGCTGGCGTTCCTCAACGCCGGCGCGTACGGCTTCGAGATGAGCAGCAACTACAACTCGCGGCCGCGGCCGGCGGAGGTGCTGATCGAGAACGGGCGCGACCGGCTCGTGCGGCGCCGCGAGACGCTCGACGACCTGCTGCGCACGCAGCTCGAGGCGGAGGAGGAGTGA